A genome region from Bifidobacterium coryneforme includes the following:
- a CDS encoding transglycosylase domain-containing protein, translating into MAKQTHTVNSAAKGRRPAPSTRQVGQTTKIRGKKSNKAPSHRSDVRSDRGGHRQPPKKKRHLLLKWILGILATLIVAAIGCFAYLYLTTEIVPPEKQALAQKTTVYFADGTTPIGTYANQDREIIDCAVLPQYVGNSIVASENRSFYNDSGIDLKGIGRALFNNVTKGTRQGGSTITQQYAERYYLGETTTYKGKLREAILALKISQTESKDKVLCNYMNTIYFGRGAYGIEAAAQNYFGKNAKDLTLSEAAMLSGIIPAPTTWDPAASPKQAESRFHRVLGIMEEDHYISHADKAKASMPQTIDYSPRNVYQGPNGYLLRMVRNELTEGNKAPFTADDLDTGGYKIITTIEKDKQDLMFQVASPSTGDKDLPPTLQTGGLSVNPRDGSIIALYAGDDYLVKQLNNVDQATFQVGSTMKAYTLLGAIQEGVSLNTVFNGNSPRTFSSVGKSVANAGQVSYGYINLYSAFANSVNTVFMDLGEHVTSQKTAQLAHTAGITGKIDDTTTFDTLGLDALTVYDATQGYATLANGGKKPELHLVSQVKDSKDQELYTAAIKGDQVFNQDQIALLQKAMTSTVQYGTGSYARSLGRPIAGKTGTANDETAISFIGFTPSVLTTFAVWNQGEDGSALKVPEVYQNQFYPVRLFTQYMKGALGDSPVEKFPNAVDKGKIGGPDGTWGTGGGRSNYTPRSYEQAVPSQTPTPEAKKDESSSTGSGSDDEKTPAQGGSTDTGSEGGQEGQTTQSNSPPATGQ; encoded by the coding sequence ATGGCCAAACAGACTCATACAGTCAACTCGGCAGCGAAGGGAAGGCGTCCAGCCCCCTCGACCCGCCAGGTGGGGCAAACCACCAAGATCAGGGGCAAGAAGAGCAACAAGGCCCCCTCACACCGCTCGGACGTGAGATCTGACCGGGGCGGACACCGTCAGCCGCCCAAGAAGAAGCGGCATCTCCTGCTCAAGTGGATTCTGGGCATCCTGGCGACCCTTATCGTAGCCGCCATAGGATGCTTCGCCTACCTCTACCTGACCACCGAGATCGTACCGCCCGAGAAGCAGGCCCTGGCCCAGAAGACCACGGTCTACTTCGCTGACGGGACCACCCCGATCGGCACCTACGCCAACCAGGACAGGGAAATCATCGACTGTGCCGTCCTACCCCAATATGTAGGCAACTCAATCGTCGCCTCCGAGAACCGCTCCTTCTACAACGATAGCGGCATCGACCTGAAAGGCATCGGTCGAGCCCTCTTCAACAACGTGACCAAGGGGACCCGCCAGGGTGGATCCACCATCACCCAGCAGTATGCCGAACGCTACTACCTGGGCGAAACGACCACCTACAAGGGGAAGCTGCGCGAGGCCATCCTGGCCCTGAAGATCTCACAGACCGAAAGCAAGGACAAGGTTCTGTGCAACTACATGAACACGATCTACTTCGGGCGCGGGGCCTATGGGATCGAGGCGGCAGCCCAGAACTACTTCGGTAAGAACGCCAAGGACCTGACCCTGTCCGAAGCCGCCATGCTGTCGGGCATCATCCCGGCTCCGACCACTTGGGACCCCGCAGCCAGCCCCAAGCAGGCGGAGTCCAGATTCCACCGGGTCCTGGGCATCATGGAGGAAGACCACTACATCAGCCATGCCGACAAGGCCAAGGCCTCCATGCCCCAGACCATCGACTACTCCCCCAGGAACGTCTACCAGGGCCCGAACGGGTACCTGCTGAGAATGGTCCGCAACGAGCTGACGGAGGGGAATAAGGCCCCCTTCACCGCGGACGACCTGGACACGGGCGGATACAAGATCATCACGACCATCGAAAAGGACAAGCAGGATCTGATGTTCCAGGTGGCCAGTCCCTCCACCGGAGACAAGGACCTTCCGCCGACCCTGCAGACCGGTGGCCTCTCGGTCAACCCGCGTGACGGGTCCATCATCGCCCTCTATGCGGGCGACGACTACCTGGTCAAACAGCTCAACAACGTGGATCAGGCCACCTTCCAGGTAGGCTCGACCATGAAGGCCTACACCCTTCTGGGCGCCATCCAGGAAGGGGTCAGCCTCAACACCGTCTTCAACGGCAACTCCCCCAGGACCTTCTCCAGCGTTGGCAAGTCCGTGGCCAATGCAGGTCAGGTGAGCTACGGATACATCAATCTCTACTCGGCCTTCGCCAACTCGGTCAACACCGTCTTCATGGACCTGGGCGAGCATGTCACCTCCCAGAAGACCGCCCAGTTGGCCCACACGGCAGGTATCACTGGAAAGATCGATGACACAACCACCTTCGACACCCTGGGTCTGGATGCCCTGACCGTCTACGACGCCACCCAGGGCTACGCCACCCTGGCCAACGGGGGGAAGAAGCCCGAGCTCCACCTGGTGAGCCAGGTCAAGGACTCCAAGGATCAGGAACTGTACACAGCCGCCATCAAGGGCGACCAGGTCTTCAATCAGGATCAGATAGCACTCCTTCAGAAGGCCATGACCTCGACGGTCCAGTACGGCACCGGCTCCTATGCCCGGTCCCTGGGGCGGCCCATCGCAGGCAAGACCGGAACCGCAAACGACGAGACGGCCATCTCCTTCATCGGATTCACCCCTTCGGTCCTGACCACCTTCGCGGTCTGGAACCAGGGCGAGGATGGAAGCGCACTGAAGGTACCCGAGGTCTACCAGAACCAGTTCTACCCAGTCCGCCTCTTCACCCAGTACATGAAGGGCGCCTTGGGCGACAGCCCGGTCGAGAAGTTCCCGAACGCCGTCGACAAGGGCAAGATCGGCGGCCCGGACGGAACCTGGGGAACCGGCGGAGGACGCAGCAACTACACCCCCCGGTCCTACGAACAGGCCGTACCCTCCCAAACACCGACGCCCGAAGCCAAAAAGGATGAGAGCAGTTCCACCGGCAGCGGCTCAGACGATGAGAAAACCCCGGCACAGGGCGGAAGCACCGATACCGGAAGCGAAGGCGGCCAGGAAGGTCAGACAACACAGAGCAACAGCCCGCCGGCGACAGGGCAGTAG
- the leuA gene encoding 2-isopropylmalate synthase: MDRDHTSVFDLAAQAAASNGGNNDLLLPPRRFVGSPQKPSAMPYTKYVAYNKQVPFDYPERTWPEKTLKRAPRWCSVDLRDGNQALVDPMDSERKLRFWNLLLSMGFKEIEVGFPSASETDYDFIRLLIERELIPDDVTIVVLTQAREHLIRRTYEALRGAKRAVVHFYNSVSVLQREVVFRKDKAGIKKLATDAAELCRSLEADAGETELYYEYSPESFSGAEPEFSLDVCNAVIDVIKPTPEHPMIINLPNTVEMTTPNVFADEVEYISNNLHDRDAVVLSLHPHNDEGMAVAATELGLLAGADRVEGCLLGNGERTGNVDICTVGLNMLVQGIDPQLDFSDMPNIRRTVEYCNQIKISERHPYAGNFVYTAFSGSHQDAIKKGLDARQQAALRDNANPEDYLWLVPYLPMDPKDVGGSYEAIIRVNSQSGKGGMAYLLKANHNLDLPKRLQVEFERLVQAYADKTKHEVKDADIWRLFKDEYLPVEESGSVAGGESMADKDDESLSQWGRLKLLSVSVSSGEDGSDTELEATVLDRGLGPQDEESKRRIKGRGNGPIAAFLDALKSQDLTVSVQDYAEHAMTAGTDALAASYVECKVGEPAEARVIWGVGIDSSISTSSLKAIISAINRFERI; encoded by the coding sequence ATGGATCGGGATCATACATCCGTATTCGATCTCGCGGCACAGGCCGCAGCGTCCAATGGGGGTAACAACGATCTGTTGCTGCCTCCCCGTCGGTTCGTTGGCTCGCCCCAGAAGCCCAGCGCCATGCCTTACACCAAGTACGTGGCCTATAACAAGCAGGTTCCCTTCGATTATCCAGAGCGGACCTGGCCCGAGAAGACCCTGAAGCGGGCGCCCCGCTGGTGCTCCGTCGATCTGCGCGACGGTAACCAGGCCCTGGTGGACCCGATGGACTCCGAACGGAAGCTGCGTTTCTGGAACCTCTTGCTTTCCATGGGCTTCAAGGAGATCGAGGTGGGATTCCCCTCGGCCTCCGAGACCGATTATGACTTCATCCGCCTCCTGATAGAGCGTGAGCTGATTCCCGACGATGTGACCATCGTGGTGCTGACCCAGGCCAGGGAGCATCTGATTCGACGCACGTACGAGGCCCTGCGCGGGGCCAAGCGGGCCGTGGTCCATTTCTACAACTCGGTTTCGGTCCTCCAGCGTGAGGTGGTCTTCCGCAAGGACAAGGCCGGCATCAAGAAGCTGGCCACCGACGCTGCCGAGCTCTGCAGGTCCCTGGAGGCGGATGCCGGGGAGACCGAACTCTATTACGAGTACTCACCCGAGTCCTTCTCCGGGGCCGAGCCCGAGTTCTCCCTTGACGTCTGCAACGCGGTCATCGATGTGATCAAGCCGACACCGGAGCATCCGATGATCATCAACCTGCCCAACACGGTCGAGATGACCACCCCCAACGTCTTCGCCGACGAGGTGGAGTACATCTCGAACAACCTGCACGACCGAGATGCCGTGGTCCTCTCCCTCCACCCACACAACGACGAGGGCATGGCCGTGGCCGCCACCGAGCTGGGTCTCCTGGCCGGTGCAGACCGGGTCGAGGGGTGCCTCCTGGGCAACGGGGAGCGTACCGGCAACGTTGACATCTGCACGGTCGGACTGAACATGCTGGTCCAGGGCATCGACCCCCAGCTGGACTTCTCCGACATGCCGAATATCCGTAGAACCGTGGAGTACTGCAACCAGATCAAGATCTCCGAGCGGCACCCCTACGCCGGCAACTTCGTCTACACGGCCTTCTCCGGCTCCCACCAGGATGCCATCAAGAAGGGTCTGGACGCCCGCCAGCAGGCCGCTCTGCGTGACAACGCGAATCCGGAGGACTACCTCTGGCTGGTGCCCTATCTGCCCATGGACCCCAAGGATGTCGGTGGTAGTTATGAGGCCATCATCCGTGTGAACTCCCAGTCCGGCAAGGGGGGAATGGCCTATCTGCTCAAGGCCAACCACAACCTGGACCTGCCCAAGCGCCTGCAGGTCGAGTTCGAGCGACTGGTCCAGGCTTATGCCGACAAGACCAAGCACGAGGTCAAGGATGCGGATATCTGGCGCCTCTTCAAGGACGAGTATCTGCCCGTCGAGGAGAGTGGCAGTGTGGCCGGTGGCGAGTCCATGGCCGACAAGGACGATGAGTCCCTCAGCCAGTGGGGCCGCCTCAAACTGCTGAGTGTTTCCGTCTCCTCGGGCGAGGACGGCTCGGACACCGAGCTGGAAGCGACCGTGCTGGACAGGGGTCTGGGCCCCCAGGACGAGGAGAGCAAGCGCCGCATCAAGGGGCGTGGTAACGGTCCCATCGCCGCCTTCCTGGATGCCCTGAAGTCGCAGGACCTGACCGTTTCGGTCCAGGATTACGCTGAGCACGCCATGACCGCCGGGACCGATGCCCTGGCCGCCTCCTATGTGGAGTGCAAGGTGGGTGAGCCCGCAGAAGCCCGAGTGATTTGGGGCGTCGGCATCGACTCGTCGATTTCGACCAGCTCCCTCAAGGCCATCATTTCGGCCATTAACCGGTTCGAACGAATCTGA
- a CDS encoding DUF5701 family protein, producing the protein MTKSSDEARRQLDRIVALGYPDVADISAAAFRSLAQPLISALEGTELGDRILLIPTRELVSPESLISRTSINRMAGFTTMPPRDIASFMPQNGFEPPEGPFYIVLEPHTGTCYVNREPDVARKLIDSDDRLPLTLEEGLAIATQHPDWLAVKNGFNLLGSHSADGRVPSIWMSQNAPRLGAVWPNSRHTWLGNAYCLGRRGISLFR; encoded by the coding sequence ATGACCAAATCATCTGACGAGGCTCGGCGGCAGCTGGACAGAATCGTGGCCCTGGGCTATCCGGACGTGGCCGACATCAGCGCCGCGGCCTTCAGATCCCTGGCCCAGCCGCTTATCTCGGCCCTGGAGGGGACCGAGTTGGGTGATCGGATCCTGCTCATACCGACCCGGGAGCTGGTCAGCCCCGAGTCCCTGATATCCCGTACCAGCATCAACAGGATGGCCGGATTCACAACCATGCCGCCCCGGGATATTGCCAGCTTCATGCCACAGAACGGATTCGAACCCCCCGAGGGACCCTTCTACATCGTTCTGGAACCCCACACGGGTACCTGCTATGTCAACAGGGAACCCGATGTGGCTCGCAAACTCATCGATTCCGACGACCGCCTCCCGCTCACCCTGGAGGAGGGGCTGGCCATAGCCACCCAGCATCCGGACTGGCTGGCGGTGAAGAACGGCTTCAACCTGCTGGGGTCCCATAGCGCGGACGGGCGCGTTCCCAGCATCTGGATGAGCCAGAACGCACCCCGGCTGGGGGCGGTCTGGCCCAATTCGCGCCATACCTGGCTGGGTAACGCATACTGCCTTGGCCGTCGCGGCATCTCACTGTTCAGGTAG
- a CDS encoding MFS transporter has protein sequence MSDTQAQAGRGGLTAYEQIDTRPLTGHQKSIIGLAIAGNISEFFDMFLIGFVVSLLTSAWHLTGVSAGIILACSGLGTVIGSIVWGRLADRFGRKHAFQWCVLCFVVFTALSVFLPDGAWILLAVLRIGVGIGVGGLNIISIPYVQEFVPSKQRGMLSGLASVFIPLGLLLGSVAQSVIGENWRILVALGAIPVLLLFWLAMVPESPRFYQSVGRDDDARKALGWALELPTDQVGALPKVEQEQKASYGLLFSKHLKPLIIISVGSFCFILGSFAIQSWGQTLMKDAFGFSTKMVAYLFMGVSVADCIGRFGSAWLADVIGRRWTMFSFGIIGALGCFYAAFFHNSGWQFYIAVLVIMTFADGVFGILNAFGGEQFPNDVRSTGLGLGYGIGATAKIVGPIFMGLLVGGDYVSQHINIGVVTTAFTFFGVCLVIGAVVYLFAQETKGKDLESL, from the coding sequence ATGAGTGACACACAAGCCCAAGCGGGTCGGGGAGGTCTGACCGCTTACGAGCAGATCGACACCCGCCCCCTGACCGGGCATCAGAAAAGCATCATCGGACTGGCCATAGCCGGGAACATATCCGAGTTCTTCGATATGTTCCTGATCGGATTCGTGGTCTCCCTCCTGACCTCGGCCTGGCATCTGACCGGTGTCTCGGCCGGTATCATCCTGGCCTGCTCCGGTCTGGGCACGGTCATCGGTTCCATTGTCTGGGGCCGTCTGGCCGATCGGTTCGGACGCAAGCACGCCTTCCAGTGGTGCGTGCTCTGCTTCGTTGTCTTCACGGCCCTGTCGGTCTTCCTGCCGGATGGAGCCTGGATTCTCCTGGCCGTTCTCCGCATCGGCGTGGGTATCGGTGTCGGGGGTCTGAACATCATCTCCATCCCCTACGTCCAGGAATTCGTGCCGTCCAAGCAGCGCGGCATGCTCTCCGGACTGGCCTCGGTCTTCATCCCCCTCGGCCTTCTGCTCGGCTCGGTGGCCCAGAGCGTGATTGGGGAGAACTGGCGGATACTGGTGGCGCTGGGTGCCATCCCGGTCCTGCTTCTTTTCTGGCTGGCCATGGTTCCTGAATCACCAAGGTTCTACCAGAGCGTCGGGCGTGATGACGATGCCCGCAAGGCCCTGGGGTGGGCCCTGGAACTGCCGACCGACCAGGTCGGTGCCCTTCCCAAGGTCGAGCAGGAGCAGAAGGCCAGCTACGGCCTGCTCTTCTCCAAGCACCTGAAGCCGTTGATCATCATCTCGGTCGGTTCCTTCTGCTTCATCCTGGGTTCCTTCGCCATCCAATCCTGGGGTCAGACCCTGATGAAGGACGCCTTCGGTTTCTCCACCAAGATGGTGGCCTACCTCTTCATGGGTGTTTCCGTGGCGGACTGCATCGGGAGGTTCGGTTCGGCCTGGCTGGCCGACGTCATCGGCCGTCGCTGGACCATGTTCTCCTTCGGCATCATCGGTGCCCTGGGTTGCTTCTATGCAGCCTTCTTCCACAACTCGGGCTGGCAGTTCTACATCGCCGTCCTGGTCATCATGACCTTCGCCGACGGTGTCTTCGGTATCCTCAACGCCTTTGGAGGCGAGCAGTTCCCCAATGATGTGCGTTCGACTGGTCTGGGTCTGGGTTACGGTATCGGAGCCACGGCAAAGATTGTCGGCCCCATCTTCATGGGCCTCCTGGTCGGCGGGGATTATGTCTCCCAGCACATCAACATCGGTGTCGTCACCACGGCCTTCACCTTCTTCGGTGTCTGCCTGGTCATCGGAGCCGTTGTCTACCTCTTCGCCCAGGAAACCAAGGGCAAGGATCTGGAAAGCCTCTGA
- a CDS encoding sugar kinase, with product MAEHTYDLSTIGEGQIRLTVRRGERLMNARSVLMNPACSEANVAGVLAQLQRKTLWTSSLPEGDLGEYVLSEYRSVGVDMSTMVRKPASRIALYFMEPGEPPMPANVIYDREYTPFRTTGVNDYDWERMLDTRLVFLTGITAALTDTTAEVVTYAADQAAQRGIDIALDVNFRSKLWTGEQARHILEPIAEKARILFCSIKDAKSVFGIEGSGEEVCEQLYRRFGNEYIISTNHLDGPYLHTAKGVKKYTTTTVPVVDRPGAGDSFVAATLHGFLSDDVDCGVRWGQRAAEYALTHMGDLTRIRAHELDIPLGDDINR from the coding sequence ATGGCAGAGCATACCTATGACCTTTCAACGATTGGCGAGGGTCAGATCAGACTTACGGTCAGGAGGGGCGAGCGCCTGATGAATGCGCGCTCCGTCCTGATGAACCCGGCATGTTCGGAGGCCAACGTGGCCGGTGTTCTGGCCCAGTTGCAACGCAAGACCCTCTGGACCTCGTCACTGCCCGAGGGTGATCTGGGCGAGTATGTGCTGAGCGAGTACCGCTCGGTGGGGGTGGACATGAGCACCATGGTCCGCAAGCCTGCCAGCCGTATCGCCCTCTACTTCATGGAGCCGGGCGAACCTCCGATGCCGGCCAACGTGATCTACGACCGGGAGTACACCCCATTCAGAACCACCGGGGTGAACGATTACGACTGGGAGCGGATGCTTGATACCCGTCTGGTCTTTTTGACCGGCATCACCGCAGCCTTGACCGATACCACTGCCGAGGTGGTGACCTACGCCGCGGACCAGGCCGCCCAACGGGGCATTGACATCGCCCTGGATGTGAACTTCCGCAGCAAGCTCTGGACGGGTGAACAGGCCCGGCATATCCTGGAACCCATCGCCGAGAAGGCCCGCATCCTCTTCTGCTCCATCAAGGACGCCAAGAGCGTCTTCGGGATAGAAGGAAGTGGGGAAGAGGTCTGCGAGCAGCTCTATCGGCGCTTCGGCAATGAGTACATCATCTCCACCAACCATCTGGACGGTCCCTATCTGCATACCGCCAAGGGGGTCAAGAAGTACACGACCACCACGGTTCCCGTCGTTGACCGTCCCGGTGCCGGTGACTCCTTTGTGGCCGCGACCCTGCATGGCTTCCTCTCCGATGATGTGGATTGCGGCGTGCGCTGGGGCCAGCGGGCGGCCGAATACGCTCTGACCCATATGGGCGACCTGACCCGTATCCGCGCCCATGAACTCGATATCCCCCTGGGCGATGACATCAACCGTTGA
- a CDS encoding 3-dehydro-L-gulonate-6-phosphate decarboxylase → MAKENQPGTEGALERPQLQIALDTFDMPSALKPLNAAISKIDVIECGTVLIIAEGLKAVREIRALYPGKTILADVRIAEAGAVISRACFEAGANWVSVVAGASMTTVGQVVKVAQEFGGEVQIELGEKYDSDQARQWRELGATQVIVHRSRDAEAAGTLTWGENDRARIRELHDMGFKVTVTGGVTAKDLPFFEGVPVGVVISGRGIVKADDPLAAATELRDTIDSVWP, encoded by the coding sequence ATGGCGAAGGAGAACCAGCCGGGCACCGAGGGAGCCCTGGAGCGGCCGCAGTTGCAGATTGCCCTGGACACCTTCGACATGCCTTCTGCCTTGAAGCCTCTTAACGCGGCCATCAGCAAGATTGACGTCATCGAGTGCGGTACCGTCCTGATCATTGCGGAGGGACTGAAGGCCGTCCGTGAGATCAGGGCGCTCTACCCCGGGAAGACCATCCTGGCCGATGTGCGTATCGCCGAGGCCGGAGCGGTCATTTCCAGGGCCTGCTTCGAAGCCGGTGCCAACTGGGTCTCGGTCGTGGCCGGGGCCAGCATGACCACGGTGGGGCAGGTCGTCAAGGTCGCCCAGGAGTTCGGTGGTGAGGTCCAGATTGAACTCGGGGAGAAGTACGACTCCGACCAGGCCAGGCAGTGGCGTGAACTTGGTGCCACCCAGGTCATTGTTCATCGTTCCCGGGATGCCGAGGCCGCAGGAACCTTGACCTGGGGTGAAAACGACAGGGCTCGCATCCGTGAACTGCATGATATGGGATTCAAGGTCACCGTCACAGGTGGCGTCACCGCCAAGGACCTCCCCTTCTTCGAGGGTGTTCCTGTCGGTGTGGTCATCTCGGGTCGCGGCATTGTCAAGGCTGACGACCCGCTGGCGGCGGCGACCGAGTTGCGGGACACGATTGACAGCGTCTGGCCCTGA
- a CDS encoding phosphotriesterase family protein codes for MAFARTILGDVDPGTLGVVNSHDHLIRVGAGEVYLDGDHQLDSVEKAQTEAGYFAKASLNWSDQGGTVVDMCPINCGRDIEKLVEVARSVDHLQVIGATGFHREHVYLETQSHWINRYSVDQIADLVIADITEGIDRNDYTGPLVDRSPYKAGVIKIGTAYGKITPFEHKCMEAAAKAAIATGAPINTHTTYGTCGLEQAQTLIELGVPADQIAIGHIQRNADVYYLEQILDLGVYLEIDGTNRIKYQPDSNRIMELKAFKDDGFEDRILLGTDSGKRSYQKVYGSVSGVDYNPAVDGPRMIAEGFDPAYVDKLLIGNARTFFTFRKEA; via the coding sequence ATGGCATTCGCAAGAACGATCCTCGGAGATGTGGACCCCGGGACCCTGGGTGTCGTCAACAGCCATGACCATCTGATTCGCGTCGGGGCCGGAGAGGTCTACCTGGATGGTGACCACCAGCTGGATTCCGTCGAGAAGGCCCAGACCGAGGCCGGGTACTTCGCCAAGGCTTCCCTGAACTGGAGCGACCAGGGTGGCACCGTGGTCGATATGTGCCCGATCAACTGTGGCCGCGATATCGAAAAGCTGGTCGAGGTGGCCCGCTCCGTTGACCATCTGCAGGTCATCGGTGCCACCGGCTTCCACCGTGAACACGTCTACCTGGAGACCCAGTCGCACTGGATCAACCGCTACAGTGTGGACCAGATCGCCGACCTGGTCATCGCCGACATCACCGAGGGTATTGACCGCAACGACTACACGGGTCCTCTGGTGGACCGCAGCCCCTACAAGGCCGGTGTCATCAAGATCGGCACTGCTTACGGCAAGATCACCCCCTTCGAGCACAAGTGCATGGAGGCCGCAGCCAAGGCCGCCATTGCGACCGGTGCCCCGATCAACACCCATACCACCTATGGCACCTGCGGCCTGGAGCAGGCCCAGACCCTCATCGAGCTGGGCGTCCCGGCCGATCAGATTGCCATCGGACACATCCAGCGCAATGCGGATGTCTACTACCTGGAACAGATTCTTGACCTGGGCGTCTACCTGGAGATCGACGGTACCAACCGCATCAAGTACCAGCCCGATTCCAACAGGATCATGGAACTGAAGGCCTTCAAGGACGATGGCTTCGAGGACAGGATTCTCCTGGGCACCGATTCGGGCAAGCGCTCCTACCAGAAGGTCTACGGATCGGTCAGCGGCGTTGACTACAACCCCGCCGTGGACGGCCCCCGCATGATCGCCGAGGGGTTCGATCCCGCCTACGTCGATAAGCTGCTTATTGGCAACGCCCGCACCTTCTTCACCTTCCGCAAGGAGGCCTGA
- a CDS encoding sugar-binding transcriptional regulator: protein MFSNVQLMTSAQARDRVQLLLKIARMYYEDHMLQSEIAARVGYSRPSVSRMLKEAEDQGLVSVTIRDPLERLQNLENELIGRFNLHYARVSEPPSGCTGYDVVPRSAASLLVEHTRPDSLVTVSNGNAVAYTVREVPLQNWGKTNVAQMIGSLSPNNPMTDSPEICRMLAQRLGGNYTSLPVPMILSSKTIAKAMLKEKQIADTLTLGGHADVAVVGVGSVEDGRSGHIFHDYENADLVREVTARKAVGHICGHHIDAQGNHIRTSLCERTISIDFDRLKRIPLVIGVAWGHQKVPGILACLRAGLISALATDRETAEGILELDDRQTGGRKRQ, encoded by the coding sequence ATGTTCAGCAACGTGCAGCTGATGACCTCCGCACAGGCGCGCGACCGGGTCCAGCTCCTCCTGAAAATCGCCCGCATGTATTACGAGGACCACATGCTTCAGTCCGAGATTGCGGCAAGGGTCGGGTACTCACGGCCCTCCGTCTCGCGGATGCTCAAGGAAGCCGAGGACCAGGGCCTGGTCTCCGTCACCATCAGGGACCCCCTGGAGCGGCTGCAAAACCTGGAAAACGAGCTGATAGGCCGTTTCAACCTGCACTATGCCAGGGTTTCCGAGCCCCCTTCGGGATGCACGGGCTACGATGTGGTCCCACGCAGCGCCGCGTCCCTCCTGGTGGAACATACCCGGCCCGACTCCCTCGTTACGGTCTCCAACGGCAATGCCGTGGCCTATACGGTGCGGGAGGTACCGCTCCAGAACTGGGGCAAGACCAACGTGGCGCAGATGATCGGTTCCCTCTCCCCCAACAACCCCATGACGGATTCGCCGGAGATCTGCAGGATGCTGGCCCAACGCCTGGGAGGCAACTACACCTCCCTGCCCGTACCCATGATTCTCTCCTCCAAGACCATCGCCAAGGCCATGCTCAAGGAAAAGCAGATTGCCGACACCCTGACCCTGGGCGGCCATGCGGACGTGGCCGTGGTTGGCGTCGGGTCCGTGGAGGATGGGCGCTCCGGGCATATCTTCCACGATTACGAGAACGCCGACCTGGTTCGGGAGGTGACAGCCCGGAAGGCGGTGGGGCATATCTGCGGCCACCATATCGACGCCCAGGGCAACCACATCCGCACCAGCCTGTGCGAGCGGACCATATCCATCGACTTTGACCGGCTCAAGCGCATCCCCCTGGTCATCGGTGTGGCCTGGGGGCACCAGAAGGTGCCGGGAATACTGGCCTGCCTCAGGGCGGGGCTAATCTCGGCCCTGGCCACCGACAGGGAGACCGCAGAGGGGATCCTGGAGCTGGATGACAGGCAAACCGGGGGCAGAAAACGGCAGTGA